The Chryseobacterium glaciei DNA window CGATTTCCTAAATGAAGAGCAGTCTTTATTTCAACTGGATGAAACTGGTTTAATAGAATCTTTTGGAGGATTATTGCCGGATGCCCTTAGTGATGATTTTGAAGAAATAAACTTTGAGAATCAAATGAAGAAAAAGAAACGGAAACGTGGAAATCAAAAGTAGCAGGCGATGGGTAATCAATGCTATAGGTTCATTCTCTCACCAAAAAGACTTCTCAAAAGCTCCACTGCCCTTAAAAATTAGCAAAAGCAAAGCCATCGAAAGCCTAATAAAGCCACCTACGGCCACCGTACAATAATTCCTCAAAACCGGCTTTACATTCCCCCCTTGTAACATTTAAATCTAAAATAATGCAAGGAGAAGATGATTTAAGAGGGCTCGCTAAAATAGTGGAGTTTATGCGTGCAGTAAGCATCCTTTTGGTACTTATGCACAGCTATTGGTACTGCTACGAGTTTTTCCGCGAGCAGGGGTGGGTATTATCTATTATTGATAAAATACTAAGCAATTTCCAGCGTACCGCAGGATTATTTTCGCATCCCCTTTATACTAAGATTTTCACATTGGTACTCCTGTCTTTAAGCTGTTTGGGAACGAAGGGCGTAAAGAATGAGAAAATAACATGGCCCAAAATCTATACTGCATTAGCGGCGGGCTTCATTCTGTTTTTCTTAAATACTCCGCTGCTACATCTTTCACTGAACGTTGCTGCACTGCTCTATATGCTTACGTTAGGCTTAGGGTTTATCCTACTACTAAAGGCCGGGGTTTGGATGAGCAGGCTGCTGAAAAACAATCTAATGGATGATGTTTTCAATATTGAAAACGAAAGCTTTATGCAGGAAACCAGGTTAATGGAAAACGAATACTCCGTTAATCTACCCACCAAGTTCTATTACAATAAGAAATGGCATAACGGCTGGGTTAACGTAGTGAACCCCTTCAGGGCCACGATTGTGTTGGGCAATCCAGGCTCAGGAAAATCCTATGCTATTGTCAATAATTACATCAAGCAACACATCGAGAAAGGGTTCTCAATGTATATCTACGATTTCAAGTTCGACGATCTTTCAACCATTGCCTATAACCATCTTTTAAAACATACCGATAAGTACAAGGTAAAACCGACATTCTATGTCATCAATTTTGATGATCCCAGAAGAAGCCACCGCTGCAATCCCATCAATCCATCTTTCATGACAGATATTTCAGATGCTTATGAATCGGCTTATACCATCATGCTTAATTTAAACAGGAGCTGGATACAAAAGCAAGGCGATTTCTTTGTAGAATCTCCAATTATTCTTTTCGCTGCGATTATTTGGTTTTTGAAAATCTATCAGAATGGCAAGTACTGCACCTTCCCACACGCTATAGAATTATTAAACAAAAAATATGCAGATATTTTTACCGTCCTGACCTCCTATCCTGATCTGGAAAATTACCTCTCCCCTTTTATGGATGCCTGGAAAGGTGGCGCACAGGACCAGCTGCAAGGCCAGATCGCCTCGGCTAAAATTCCACTTTCCAGAATGATCTCACCACAGCTATACTGGGTAATGACAGGAGATGATTTTACATTAGATATCAACAATCTCAAAGAACCCAAGATCCTTTGTGTAGGTAATAACCCAGACCGCCAAAATATCTATTCCGCCGCACTCGGTCTGTACAATTCCAGGATTGTAAAGCTTATTAATAAAAAGGGACAGCTTAAAAGTTCCGTCATCATCGATGAGCTTCCGACCATTTATTTCCGAGGACTGGACAACCTGATCGCAACGGCGAGAAGTAATAAAGTGGCAGTTTGTCTCGGCTTCCAGGACTATTCGCAATTAAACCGCGATTATGGAGATAAGGAAAGTAAGGTTATCCAAAACACAGTAGGTAATATTTTCAGCGGGCAGGCAGTTGGAGAAACAGCCAAAAGTTTATCTGAGCGTTTTGGCAAAGTACTGCAAAAACGGCAAAGCCTGAGCATTAACCGTACTGACAAATCCACTTCCATTTCTACCCAACTGGATAGTTTAATACCTGCTTCCAAAATATCTACACTCACGCAAGGGATGTTCGTAGGTGCGGTTTCCGACAATTTTGAGGAGCGGATTGACCAGAAAATATTTCACTCGGAAATCGTAGTGGATAATGAAAAAGTAGCTGCAGAAACAAAAGCCTATCAGAAAATCCCACAGATCCTATCCTTTGAAAATGAGAACGGAGAGGATACCATGAAAGCAACCATCGAAGCCAATTACAAGCAGATTAAACAGGATATCGTAGAGATCATCTTCGATGAAATGGAAAGGATAAAAAATGATCCTGACCTGCAGCACCTGATCCAATAGTTATTTCTCCCGTAAAACCCTGCATGGGAGCATAAAAAATTTTCAGGGATGGTGATACCCAAAAACTCAAAACTATGAACCCTGACTCATCTTGAACGATGACAGCCTTATATGGCTGATCCATCCATTTAAAACAACCTATTAATTTATTGACATACACCAGAAAGCAAACAGCATTTCCTGTGTTTCTATCTTCTCAACTTTAATTTTTTTCTTTTATGACCTTACGACATATTAACAATTCGCATCATTCAAATGCAGGTATTTTCTTTAAAATACCTGCATTATTTTTCGTTCTCCTCCTCTTTTCATCACTGGCAAAAGCAGGAGATCTCTACTGGATTGGCGGTTCCGGCAATTGGAGTGACATCAATCATTGGTCACTTTCATCAGGGAATACCGGTGGACGTTTCTCTACCAGTATTCCGCAGTCCGGTGATCATGTAATTTTTGATACAAATTCCGGTTTCACTCTGGCCAGCAAAACGGTTACGATCAATCAGACTTCTGTTTGCAACACTATTACTGTGTCTGGCAGTGCTGTAAGTCCTGTATTTGATGGGGGCATCCTCGAAATCAAAGGGAGTGCTTACTATCAGATAGGAACCATTCTGAACAATCAGATATATTTTACTTCATCTGCCCCTGGAAACGCAGTTGCATTTAACGATGGGGTAACGGGATCAGCCAATTTTTATTTTAATGGAAGCGGCTCGTGGCTCGTTTCCGGTACACTGATGAATACCGGCAGGATCTATTTTACCAAAGGATCACTGGATTTTGGTTCCAGTACGATTACTACGGGAATTTTCGGGGAATCGGGCTGTTGTGGTTCCGTCCCCTTTCCACTGACTGAACCAAGAAGTTTACATTTAGGAACCAGTACCATTACCCTTACTTCCAGAAACTCGCAGGGTGCCGGTTCATGGGTATATTCGGGAACAAATTTAAATGCAGGCACTTCACAAATCAATATAACACAGGCGACGGATGATGGATATGGAGCAGATTTTTATGGAAAAAATGGCCATGTTTATTATAATGTAGCTTTTACCAGTACAGCGATTCCGATGGGTTACAACAGACCATCTATCGCGCAGGGCAACATGACTTTCAATAAAATTACCTTCGCTTCATGGGGTGCCATTTCCACTTCAAATGTAATCAATCAGCTGGTGCTTGGGAATGGCGGAAAATACCAAATGGCTAACCAGACCATTAATTCCATAACC harbors:
- the mobC gene encoding conjugal transfer protein MobC, which gives rise to MQGEDDLRGLAKIVEFMRAVSILLVLMHSYWYCYEFFREQGWVLSIIDKILSNFQRTAGLFSHPLYTKIFTLVLLSLSCLGTKGVKNEKITWPKIYTALAAGFILFFLNTPLLHLSLNVAALLYMLTLGLGFILLLKAGVWMSRLLKNNLMDDVFNIENESFMQETRLMENEYSVNLPTKFYYNKKWHNGWVNVVNPFRATIVLGNPGSGKSYAIVNNYIKQHIEKGFSMYIYDFKFDDLSTIAYNHLLKHTDKYKVKPTFYVINFDDPRRSHRCNPINPSFMTDISDAYESAYTIMLNLNRSWIQKQGDFFVESPIILFAAIIWFLKIYQNGKYCTFPHAIELLNKKYADIFTVLTSYPDLENYLSPFMDAWKGGAQDQLQGQIASAKIPLSRMISPQLYWVMTGDDFTLDINNLKEPKILCVGNNPDRQNIYSAALGLYNSRIVKLINKKGQLKSSVIIDELPTIYFRGLDNLIATARSNKVAVCLGFQDYSQLNRDYGDKESKVIQNTVGNIFSGQAVGETAKSLSERFGKVLQKRQSLSINRTDKSTSISTQLDSLIPASKISTLTQGMFVGAVSDNFEERIDQKIFHSEIVVDNEKVAAETKAYQKIPQILSFENENGEDTMKATIEANYKQIKQDIVEIIFDEMERIKNDPDLQHLIQ